One region of Thermus thermamylovorans genomic DNA includes:
- a CDS encoding 4Fe-4S dicluster domain-containing protein, translating to MAGAQIPLPVHAAAPKGQDFAMLFDAARCIGCKACQVACKQWNDLPGEETTNRGTYENPLFLTADTWLKMHFTEGTQGEEIFWHFTRNSCMHCTSAPCVGSCPTGAIAPRPGGVVLIDDRQCIGCRACVQACPWDAVHMDKKTGVVKKCTLCYDRVNNGLEPACVQSCPTDALLFGSYQEMRAHAERRVEELKARGYPRANLYGDQAGGTHVMYVLREHPSAYGLPTAVKGQRAKTVEKWSFGALAAAALSLLGFRWLSERREALQKDKEEEA from the coding sequence ATGGCTGGCGCTCAGATCCCTTTGCCGGTCCACGCGGCCGCCCCCAAGGGCCAGGACTTCGCCATGCTCTTCGACGCCGCCCGCTGCATCGGCTGCAAGGCCTGCCAGGTGGCCTGCAAGCAGTGGAACGACCTTCCCGGAGAGGAGACCACCAACAGGGGCACCTACGAGAACCCCCTTTTCCTCACCGCCGACACCTGGCTCAAGATGCACTTCACCGAAGGCACCCAGGGGGAGGAGATCTTCTGGCACTTCACCCGCAACTCCTGCATGCACTGCACCTCCGCCCCCTGCGTGGGCTCCTGCCCCACCGGGGCCATCGCCCCTAGGCCCGGAGGGGTGGTGCTCATCGACGACCGGCAGTGCATCGGTTGCCGGGCCTGCGTCCAGGCCTGCCCCTGGGACGCGGTGCACATGGACAAGAAGACCGGGGTGGTCAAGAAATGTACCCTGTGCTACGACCGGGTCAACAACGGCCTGGAGCCCGCCTGCGTCCAGTCCTGCCCCACGGACGCCCTGCTCTTTGGCAGCTACCAGGAGATGCGGGCCCATGCCGAGCGCCGGGTGGAGGAGCTCAAGGCCAGGGGTTACCCCCGGGCCAACCTCTACGGGGATCAGGCCGGGGGCACCCACGTAATGTACGTCCTGCGGGAGCACCCCTCGGCCTACGGCCTACCCACGGCGGTCAAGGGCCAGCGGGCCAAGACCGTGGAGAAGTGGAGCTTCGGTGCCCTGGCGGCGGCTGCCCTTTCCCTCCTGGGCTTCCGCTGGCTCAGCGAACGGCGGGAGGCTCTGCAGAAGGACAAGGAGGAGGAAGCGTGA
- the nrfD gene encoding NrfD/PsrC family molybdoenzyme membrane anchor subunit, with protein sequence MPPSLLTLQIGIYYPNPLGVHADWPFWITLYFWLAGAGVGAFVLAAMMVRRGLLAPESLRKPALLAFAVLALGGAILTIDLGQPLRFANMFLGGTTHNLATGLSSVTWVGAVLLLLAVPLLLLGLWRLAFLRRFYGLLAVLLLLLGLYPGVLLYGSMNKPFWSATPLMPFIFLASVFATGAAALYLLGVRRESLTALALRFSLLTLLLLGLHLLWVYPVARASVNAALMGSLAWAFWGFVLLGLALPMALLRRRGRLALAPGLVLAGGLLLRHVVLMSGQI encoded by the coding sequence ATGCCCCCCTCTCTCCTCACCCTCCAGATCGGGATCTACTACCCCAACCCCCTCGGGGTCCACGCAGACTGGCCCTTCTGGATCACCCTGTACTTCTGGCTGGCCGGGGCAGGCGTGGGGGCCTTTGTGCTGGCGGCCATGATGGTCAGGCGGGGCCTCCTGGCCCCAGAAAGCCTGCGCAAGCCGGCCCTCCTGGCCTTCGCCGTCCTGGCCTTGGGCGGGGCCATCCTCACCATCGACCTGGGCCAGCCCTTGCGCTTCGCCAACATGTTCCTGGGGGGAACGACCCACAACCTAGCCACGGGCCTGAGCTCGGTCACCTGGGTGGGGGCGGTCCTTCTCCTCCTGGCCGTGCCCCTCCTCCTCCTGGGGCTTTGGCGGCTGGCGTTCCTACGGCGCTTTTACGGCCTCCTGGCGGTCCTTTTGCTCCTGCTTGGCCTCTACCCTGGGGTGCTCCTTTACGGCAGCATGAACAAGCCCTTCTGGAGCGCCACCCCCCTCATGCCCTTCATCTTCCTGGCCTCGGTCTTCGCCACCGGGGCGGCGGCCCTTTACCTGCTGGGGGTCCGGCGGGAGTCCCTTACGGCCCTGGCGCTCCGCTTCAGCCTCCTCACCCTGCTTCTCCTGGGCCTCCACCTGCTTTGGGTCTATCCCGTGGCCCGAGCCTCTGTGAACGCGGCCCTGATGGGAAGCCTGGCCTGGGCCTTCTGGGGCTTCGTCCTCCTGGGTCTGGCCTTGCCCATGGCCTTGCTGCGCAGGCGCGGCCGGCTGGCCCTCGCTCCGGGCCTGGTGCTGGCCGGCGGCCTCCTCCTGCGGCACGTGGTCCTCATGAGCGGTCAGATTTGA
- the fdhE gene encoding formate dehydrogenase accessory protein FdhE — protein sequence MSLENLLRELESLEAPPPQKGRFPKGHRVFLEVLAAVRRHLPALEGAARRLQGLDPARVEAWLEEALAQGGIEPPPGLSPEEEALLALCLHHALRRHLVPLGKGRLPREAVEEARVPPTYPYPRRCPICGGEADVAYLEGDGHRYLVCSRCDTRWLYLRVGCPACGNTDPYRLDYLPGERGLRLYRCHACGHRLLAQQVAIAEGLDLPWLRAQVPLLEAREDVRVPPG from the coding sequence GTGAGCCTGGAGAACCTGTTACGAGAACTGGAAAGCCTCGAGGCCCCTCCCCCACAAAAGGGACGCTTCCCCAAGGGGCATCGGGTCTTCCTGGAGGTACTGGCAGCGGTGCGGCGCCACCTGCCCGCCCTAGAGGGGGCGGCGCGCAGGCTGCAAGGCCTGGACCCAGCCCGAGTGGAAGCCTGGTTGGAAGAGGCTTTGGCCCAGGGAGGGATCGAGCCTCCCCCAGGCCTTTCCCCCGAGGAGGAAGCCCTGCTGGCCCTTTGTCTTCACCACGCCCTGCGGCGCCACCTGGTTCCCCTGGGAAAAGGCCGGCTGCCCCGGGAAGCGGTGGAGGAAGCCCGGGTGCCCCCCACCTACCCCTATCCCCGGCGCTGCCCCATTTGCGGGGGGGAGGCCGACGTGGCCTACCTGGAAGGGGACGGGCACCGCTACCTGGTGTGCAGCCGCTGCGACACCCGCTGGCTGTACCTCCGGGTGGGGTGCCCCGCCTGCGGCAACACCGACCCCTACCGTCTGGACTACCTGCCCGGGGAAAGGGGCCTTCGCCTCTACCGCTGCCACGCCTGCGGCCACCGCCTCCTAGCCCAGCAGGTGGCCATCGCCGAGGGACTGGACCTGCCCTGGCTCAGGGCCCAGGTGCCCCTCCTGGAGGCACGTGAGGATGTACGAGTACCGCCGGGGTGA
- a CDS encoding formate dehydrogenase accessory sulfurtransferase FdhD: MYEYRRGEFLPGSFELPQEGQLEIHLNGAPYLSLACSPGGEVALGLGHLWLSGVFGALEEVRYRLDLEARRLHVDLPYPPPPLRPHRYAGCAAGIGHYGSRPLQPLPPGEALDPELPLRMVAQLQEAASGYRRTRGIHGAALFDLQGRLLHVAEDIGRHNAVDRLAGWLLLEGRMGEPCLIAITGRVSEEMAAKAVALKAPLLASRTGAMDRAVALARHYRLTLACYVRQTGYRLYAAPERLVGAAPLVLP; encoded by the coding sequence ATGTACGAGTACCGCCGGGGTGAGTTCCTGCCGGGAAGCTTCGAGCTGCCCCAGGAGGGGCAGCTGGAGATCCACCTGAATGGGGCCCCCTACCTCTCCCTGGCCTGCAGTCCCGGGGGGGAAGTGGCCTTGGGCCTGGGGCACCTCTGGCTTTCCGGGGTGTTTGGGGCGCTGGAGGAGGTGCGCTACCGGCTAGACCTCGAGGCCCGGCGCCTCCACGTGGACCTCCCCTACCCCCCGCCCCCCCTGAGGCCCCACCGCTACGCGGGCTGCGCCGCCGGGATCGGCCACTACGGTTCCCGCCCCCTCCAACCCCTACCCCCGGGGGAGGCCCTGGACCCCGAGCTGCCCCTGCGCATGGTGGCCCAGCTCCAGGAGGCGGCCTCGGGCTACCGGCGGACCCGGGGCATCCACGGGGCGGCCCTCTTCGACCTGCAGGGCCGCCTCCTTCACGTGGCCGAGGACATCGGCCGCCACAACGCCGTGGACCGGCTCGCGGGCTGGCTCCTCCTAGAAGGGCGGATGGGGGAGCCCTGCCTCATCGCCATCACCGGGCGGGTCTCGGAGGAGATGGCGGCCAAGGCCGTGGCCCTGAAGGCCCCTCTCCTGGCAAGCCGCACCGGGGCCATGGACCGGGCGGTGGCCCTGGCCCGGCACTACCGCCTCACCCTGGCCTGCTACGTGCGCCAAACCGGCTACCGCCTCTACGCCGCCCCCGAGCGGCTCGTTGGAGCGGCTCCCCTGGTCCTGCCCTAG
- the acnA gene encoding aconitate hydratase AcnA, with protein MKDSFKTLKTLETPSGTYAYFDPTELERRGLTEVSRLPFAVRVMLESLLRNEDGYQVTREDIEALARWQPEPGEINVPLKLARVILQDFTGVPAVVDLAAMREAIARQGGDPKRINPVVPADLVIDHSVQVDAFGTAYAFFYNVEKEYERNRERYLLLKWAQNALENFRVVPPGTGIVHQVNLEYLAQVVMTERRDGLTLAFPDSLVGTDSHTTMVNGLGVLGWGVGGIEAEAVMLGQPYYMLAPKVVGFKLFGELPEGATATDLVLTITEMLRKHGVVGKFVEFYGPGVAKLSLADRATIANMAPEYGATMGFFPVDEETLNYLRLTGRPEELIALVEAYTKAAGLFRTPEAEERVRYSEHLELDLSTVEPSLAGPKRPQDRVPLKEVKGSFLAHLTKPVKERGFGLTPDQLDKKVLVKRQDEEFELGHGSVVIAAITSCTNTSNPTVMLGAGLLAKKAVEAGLTTKPWVKSSLAPGSKVVTDYLENSGLLPFLEALRFHVVGYGCTTCIGNSGPLPEEIARAVEQGDLVVAAVLSGNRNFEGRINPHVKANYLASPMLVVAYALAGRMDIDFATEPLGHDPNGRPVYLKDIWPSMEEIREAIGRTLDPELFRKEYSKVFEGDERWQALPAPTGELYGWDPGSTYIQNPPFFEALGRRQVGDIRGARALLVLGDSVTTDHISPAGAIPVKSPAGQYLIARGVKPEEFNSYGSRRGNHEVMMRGTFANIRIKNLMLDGVEGGFAKKLPEGEVDFVYHVAMRYKAEGTPLLVIAGKEYGTGSSRDWAAKGTYLLGVKAVLAESFERIHRSNLVGMGVLPLEFLPGENRETLGLTGYEVYDLLGLADLSPRKEVEVVARREDGTEVRFKAIARLDTEVEVDYYKNGGILQTVLLNMLKEAKPE; from the coding sequence ATGAAGGACAGCTTCAAGACCCTAAAGACCCTGGAAACGCCTAGCGGCACCTACGCGTACTTCGACCCCACGGAGCTGGAGAGGCGCGGCCTGACGGAGGTGAGCCGCCTCCCCTTCGCCGTTCGGGTCATGCTGGAAAGCCTCCTCAGGAACGAGGACGGCTACCAGGTGACCCGGGAGGACATCGAGGCCCTGGCCCGCTGGCAACCGGAGCCCGGGGAGATCAACGTGCCCCTGAAGCTGGCCCGGGTCATCCTCCAGGACTTCACCGGCGTACCCGCGGTGGTGGACCTGGCGGCCATGCGGGAGGCCATCGCCCGGCAAGGGGGTGACCCTAAGCGCATCAACCCCGTGGTGCCCGCCGACCTGGTCATCGACCACTCGGTGCAGGTGGACGCCTTCGGCACCGCTTACGCCTTCTTCTACAACGTGGAGAAGGAGTACGAGCGGAACCGGGAGCGCTACCTCCTCCTCAAGTGGGCGCAAAACGCCCTGGAGAACTTCCGCGTGGTGCCCCCGGGAACGGGCATCGTCCACCAGGTGAACCTGGAGTACCTGGCCCAGGTGGTGATGACCGAAAGGCGGGACGGCCTCACCCTGGCCTTCCCCGACAGCCTGGTGGGCACGGACAGCCACACCACCATGGTCAATGGCCTCGGGGTCCTGGGCTGGGGGGTGGGGGGCATCGAGGCGGAGGCGGTCATGCTGGGCCAGCCCTACTACATGCTGGCCCCCAAGGTGGTGGGCTTCAAGCTCTTTGGGGAGCTTCCCGAAGGGGCCACCGCCACCGACCTCGTCCTCACCATCACCGAGATGCTCCGTAAACACGGGGTCGTGGGCAAGTTCGTGGAGTTCTACGGCCCCGGGGTGGCCAAGCTCTCCCTGGCCGACCGGGCCACCATCGCCAACATGGCCCCCGAGTACGGGGCCACCATGGGCTTCTTCCCCGTGGACGAGGAAACCCTGAACTATTTGAGGCTCACGGGCCGCCCGGAGGAGCTCATCGCCCTGGTGGAGGCCTACACCAAGGCGGCAGGCCTCTTCCGTACCCCGGAGGCCGAGGAAAGGGTGCGCTACTCCGAGCACCTGGAGCTGGACCTCTCCACGGTGGAGCCCTCCCTGGCCGGCCCCAAGCGGCCCCAGGACCGGGTGCCCCTCAAGGAGGTGAAGGGGAGCTTCCTGGCGCACCTCACCAAGCCGGTGAAGGAAAGGGGCTTCGGGCTTACCCCGGACCAGCTGGACAAAAAGGTGCTGGTGAAGCGCCAGGACGAGGAGTTTGAGCTTGGGCACGGCTCGGTGGTCATCGCCGCCATCACCAGCTGCACCAACACCTCCAACCCCACGGTGATGCTGGGGGCGGGGCTTTTGGCCAAGAAGGCGGTGGAGGCGGGGCTCACCACCAAGCCCTGGGTGAAGAGCTCCCTGGCCCCGGGCTCCAAGGTGGTGACGGACTACCTGGAGAACAGCGGCCTCCTCCCCTTCCTGGAAGCCCTCCGCTTCCATGTGGTGGGCTACGGCTGCACCACCTGCATCGGCAACTCCGGCCCCCTGCCCGAGGAGATCGCCCGTGCGGTGGAGCAGGGGGACCTGGTGGTGGCGGCGGTCCTCTCCGGCAACCGCAACTTTGAAGGGCGCATCAACCCCCACGTGAAGGCCAACTACCTGGCGAGCCCCATGCTGGTGGTGGCCTACGCCCTGGCGGGGCGCATGGACATCGACTTCGCCACCGAGCCCCTGGGCCATGACCCCAACGGCAGGCCCGTCTACCTCAAGGACATCTGGCCCTCCATGGAGGAGATCCGGGAGGCCATCGGGCGGACCCTGGACCCCGAGCTCTTCCGGAAGGAGTACAGCAAGGTCTTCGAGGGGGACGAGCGCTGGCAGGCCCTGCCTGCCCCCACCGGGGAGCTTTACGGCTGGGACCCCGGGAGCACCTACATCCAGAACCCCCCCTTCTTCGAGGCGCTGGGCCGGCGCCAGGTGGGGGATATCCGGGGGGCCAGGGCGCTTTTGGTCCTGGGGGACTCCGTGACCACGGACCACATCTCCCCCGCCGGGGCCATCCCCGTGAAGAGCCCCGCGGGCCAGTACCTGATCGCCCGTGGAGTCAAGCCGGAGGAGTTCAACTCCTACGGCTCCCGCCGGGGCAACCACGAGGTGATGATGCGGGGCACCTTCGCCAACATCCGCATCAAGAACCTGATGCTGGATGGGGTGGAAGGAGGTTTCGCCAAGAAGCTTCCGGAGGGGGAGGTGGACTTCGTCTACCACGTGGCCATGCGCTACAAGGCCGAGGGCACGCCCCTTTTGGTCATCGCCGGCAAGGAGTACGGCACCGGCAGTAGCCGCGACTGGGCCGCCAAGGGCACCTACCTCCTGGGGGTGAAGGCGGTCCTAGCGGAGAGCTTCGAGCGCATCCACCGCTCCAACCTGGTGGGCATGGGGGTCCTGCCCCTGGAGTTCCTCCCCGGGGAGAACCGGGAAACCTTAGGCCTCACCGGCTACGAGGTCTACGACCTCCTGGGCCTTGCCGACCTCTCCCCCCGCAAGGAGGTGGAGGTGGTGGCGAGGAGGGAGGACGGCACCGAGGTGCGCTTTAAGGCCATCGCCCGCCTGGACACGGAGGTGGAGGTGGACTACTACAAGAACGGGGGCATCCTGCAGACCGTGCTCCTCAACATGCTGAAGGAGGCCAAGCCCGAATAG
- the atpD gene encoding V-type ATP synthase subunit D, with translation MSQVSPTRMNLLQRRGQLRLAQKGVDLLKKKRDALVAEFFGLVREAMAARQALNRAAEEAYGTLLLAQAFDGPEGVAAATLGVSPLEGVGAEVENVWGSKVPRLRVAFPNGAFLSPVGTPTYTLEAQRAFRRYAEALVQVANTETRLKKIGEEIRKTTRRVNALEQVVIPGIRGQIRFIQQVLEQREREDTFRLKRIKGKMEAREAEAEGARPNSQLEIGAGL, from the coding sequence ATGAGCCAGGTGAGCCCAACCCGGATGAACCTCCTGCAGCGGCGTGGGCAGCTTCGCCTCGCCCAGAAGGGGGTGGACCTCCTCAAGAAGAAGCGGGATGCTCTGGTGGCGGAGTTCTTCGGCCTGGTGCGGGAGGCCATGGCCGCCAGGCAGGCCCTGAACCGGGCCGCGGAGGAGGCCTACGGTACCCTGCTCCTGGCCCAGGCCTTCGACGGACCGGAAGGGGTGGCCGCCGCCACCCTGGGGGTGTCCCCCCTGGAGGGGGTGGGGGCCGAGGTGGAGAACGTCTGGGGCAGCAAGGTGCCGAGGCTCCGGGTGGCCTTCCCCAACGGGGCCTTCCTTTCCCCTGTGGGTACCCCTACCTATACCCTCGAGGCCCAGCGGGCCTTCCGTCGCTACGCCGAGGCCCTGGTCCAGGTGGCCAACACGGAAACCCGTCTCAAGAAGATCGGGGAGGAGATCCGGAAGACCACCCGCCGGGTGAACGCCCTGGAGCAGGTGGTGATCCCCGGGATCCGGGGGCAGATCCGCTTCATCCAGCAGGTGCTGGAGCAGAGGGAAAGGGAGGACACCTTCCGCCTGAAGCGCATCAAGGGCAAGATGGAAGCCCGGGAGGCGGAGGCGGAAGGGGCACGGCCAAACTCCCAGCTGGAGATTGGAGCTGGGCTTTAG
- a CDS encoding V-type ATP synthase subunit B: protein MDLLKKEYTGITYISGPLLFVENAKDLAYGAIVDIKDGTGRVRGGQVIEVSEEYAVIQVFEETTGLDLATTSVSLVEDVARLGVSKEMLGRRFNGIGKPIDGLPPITPEKRLPIVGLPLNPVARRKPEEFIQTGISTIDVMNTLVRGQKLPIFSGSGLPANEIAAQIARQATVRPDLSGEGEKEEPFAVVFAAMGITQRELSYFIQEFERTGALSRSVLFLNKADDPTIERILTPRMALTVAEYLAFEHDYHVLVILTDMTNYCEALREIGASREEIPGRRGYPGYMYTDLATIYERAGVVVGKKGSVTQIPILSMPDDDRTHPIPDLTGYITEGQIQLSRELHRKGIYPPIDPLPSLSRLMNNGVGKGKTREDHKQVSDQLYSAYANGVDIRKLVAIIGEDALTENDRRYLQFAEAFERHFVNQGQGNRSIEESLQIAWSLLSMLPQGELKRISRDHIGKYYGQKLEEVWGTQAL, encoded by the coding sequence ATGGACCTTCTGAAGAAGGAGTACACGGGCATCACCTACATCTCGGGGCCTCTCCTCTTCGTGGAAAACGCCAAGGACCTGGCCTACGGGGCCATCGTGGACATCAAGGACGGCACCGGCCGGGTTCGCGGCGGCCAGGTGATCGAGGTCTCCGAGGAGTACGCGGTCATCCAGGTGTTCGAGGAGACCACGGGGCTGGACCTGGCCACCACCAGCGTGAGCCTGGTGGAGGACGTGGCCCGGCTGGGGGTTTCCAAGGAGATGCTGGGCCGGCGCTTCAACGGCATCGGCAAGCCCATCGACGGCCTGCCCCCCATCACCCCGGAGAAGCGCCTCCCCATCGTGGGCCTGCCCCTGAACCCCGTGGCCCGCAGGAAGCCGGAGGAGTTCATCCAGACCGGCATTTCCACCATCGACGTGATGAACACCCTGGTCAGGGGGCAGAAGCTCCCCATCTTTTCCGGCTCGGGCCTCCCCGCCAACGAGATCGCCGCCCAGATCGCCCGCCAGGCCACGGTGCGCCCCGACCTCTCCGGGGAGGGGGAGAAGGAGGAGCCCTTCGCCGTGGTCTTCGCCGCCATGGGGATCACCCAGCGGGAGCTCTCCTACTTCATCCAGGAGTTCGAGCGCACCGGGGCCCTGAGCCGCTCCGTCCTCTTCCTGAACAAGGCGGACGACCCCACCATCGAGCGCATCCTCACCCCCCGCATGGCCCTCACCGTGGCGGAGTACCTGGCCTTTGAGCACGACTACCACGTGCTCGTGATCCTCACGGACATGACCAACTACTGCGAGGCCCTGCGGGAGATCGGGGCGAGCCGCGAGGAGATCCCCGGGCGCCGCGGATACCCCGGCTACATGTACACGGACCTGGCCACCATCTACGAGCGGGCCGGGGTGGTGGTGGGCAAGAAGGGGTCCGTGACCCAGATTCCCATCCTCTCCATGCCCGACGACGACCGCACCCACCCCATCCCTGACCTCACGGGCTACATCACCGAGGGGCAGATCCAGCTCTCCCGGGAGCTCCACCGCAAGGGCATCTACCCGCCCATCGACCCCCTGCCTTCCCTCTCCCGGCTCATGAACAACGGGGTGGGGAAGGGCAAGACCCGGGAGGACCACAAGCAGGTTTCCGACCAGCTCTACTCCGCCTACGCCAACGGGGTGGACATCCGCAAGCTGGTGGCCATCATCGGCGAGGACGCCCTCACGGAGAACGACCGCCGCTACCTGCAGTTCGCCGAGGCCTTCGAGCGCCACTTCGTCAACCAGGGGCAGGGGAACCGCTCCATCGAGGAGAGCCTGCAGATCGCCTGGAGCCTGCTCTCCATGCTGCCCCAGGGGGAGCTCAAGCGTATCTCCCGGGACCACATCGGCAAGTACTACGGGCAGAAGCTGGAGGAGGTCTGGGGTACCCAGGCCCTATGA
- a CDS encoding V-type ATP synthase subunit A: MIQGVIQKIAGPAVIAKGMTGARMYDICKVGQEGLVGEIIRLDGDTAFVQVYEDTSGLKVGEPVVSTGLPLAVELGPGMLNGIYDGIQRPLERIQESTGIYITRGVVVHALDREKKWAWTPRVKPGDEVRGGMVLGTVPEFNFTHKILVPPDVRGRVKEVKPAGEYTVEEPVVVLEDGTPLKMYHTWPVRRARPVGRKLDPNTPFLTGMRILDVLFPVAMGGTAAIPGPFGSGKTVTQQSLAKWSNADVVVYVGCGERGNEMTDVLVEFPELTDPKTGGPLMHRTVLIANTSNMPVAAREASIYVGVTIAEYFRDQGFAVALMADSTSRWAEALREISSRLEEMPAEEGYPPYLAARLAAFYERSGKVVTLGGEEGAVTIVGAVSPPGGDMSEPVTQSTLRIVGAFWRLDASLAFRRHFPAINWNGSYSLFTGALDPWYREHVAPDYPELRDAISELLQREAGLQEIVQLVGPDALQDAERLVIEVGRIIREDFLQQNAYHEVDAYCSMGKAYGIMKMILTFYKEAEAAIRRGVTIDEILGLPVTERMARARYVSEEEFPRYLQEAMGEIEGAFKALA, encoded by the coding sequence ATGATCCAGGGCGTCATCCAGAAGATCGCGGGCCCGGCGGTGATCGCCAAGGGCATGACCGGGGCCCGGATGTACGACATCTGCAAGGTGGGCCAGGAGGGCCTGGTGGGGGAGATCATCCGCCTGGACGGGGACACGGCCTTCGTCCAGGTCTACGAGGACACCTCGGGCCTCAAGGTGGGGGAGCCCGTGGTCTCCACCGGCCTCCCCCTGGCGGTGGAGCTGGGCCCGGGGATGCTCAACGGCATCTACGATGGCATCCAGCGCCCTCTGGAACGCATTCAAGAGAGCACCGGCATCTACATCACCCGGGGCGTGGTGGTCCACGCCCTGGACCGGGAGAAGAAGTGGGCCTGGACCCCCAGGGTGAAGCCGGGGGACGAGGTGAGAGGGGGCATGGTCCTCGGCACCGTGCCCGAGTTCAACTTCACCCACAAGATCCTGGTGCCCCCGGACGTGAGGGGCCGGGTCAAGGAAGTGAAGCCCGCCGGGGAGTACACGGTGGAGGAGCCGGTGGTGGTCCTGGAGGACGGCACCCCCCTCAAGATGTACCACACCTGGCCCGTGCGCCGCGCCAGGCCCGTAGGGCGGAAGCTCGACCCCAACACCCCCTTCCTCACGGGCATGCGCATCCTGGACGTCCTCTTCCCCGTGGCCATGGGAGGGACCGCCGCCATCCCGGGGCCCTTTGGCAGCGGCAAGACCGTGACCCAGCAGTCCCTGGCCAAGTGGTCCAACGCCGACGTGGTGGTCTACGTGGGTTGCGGGGAGCGGGGCAACGAGATGACCGACGTCTTGGTGGAGTTCCCCGAGCTCACCGACCCCAAGACCGGGGGGCCCCTCATGCACCGCACCGTGCTCATCGCCAACACCTCCAACATGCCCGTGGCCGCCCGGGAGGCCAGCATCTACGTGGGGGTGACCATCGCCGAGTACTTCCGCGACCAGGGCTTCGCCGTGGCCCTCATGGCCGACTCCACCAGCCGCTGGGCCGAGGCCTTGCGGGAGATCTCTAGCCGCCTGGAGGAGATGCCCGCGGAGGAGGGCTACCCCCCTTACCTGGCCGCCCGGCTGGCCGCCTTCTACGAGCGCTCGGGCAAGGTGGTCACCCTGGGGGGCGAGGAGGGGGCGGTGACCATCGTGGGCGCGGTTTCCCCTCCCGGCGGGGACATGTCCGAGCCCGTGACCCAGTCCACCCTGCGCATCGTGGGGGCCTTCTGGCGGCTCGATGCCTCCCTGGCCTTCCGCCGCCACTTCCCGGCTATCAACTGGAACGGCTCCTACTCCCTCTTCACCGGGGCCCTGGACCCCTGGTACCGGGAGCACGTGGCCCCCGATTACCCGGAGCTCCGAGACGCCATCTCCGAGCTCCTGCAACGGGAGGCGGGCCTGCAGGAGATCGTGCAGCTCGTGGGCCCCGATGCCCTGCAGGACGCGGAGCGCCTGGTCATCGAGGTGGGGCGCATCATCCGCGAGGACTTCCTGCAGCAAAACGCCTACCACGAGGTGGACGCCTACTGCTCCATGGGCAAGGCCTACGGCATCATGAAGATGATCCTCACCTTCTACAAGGAGGCGGAGGCCGCCATCCGGCGGGGGGTGACCATCGACGAGATCCTCGGCCTGCCCGTCACGGAGCGCATGGCCCGGGCCCGTTACGTGAGCGAGGAGGAGTTCCCCCGCTACCTCCAGGAGGCCATGGGGGAGATCGAGGGGGCCTTCAAGGCCCTGGCCTAA
- the atpF gene encoding V-type ATP synthase subunit F, whose product MAVIADPDAAQGFRLAGLEAYPAASPEEARARLEELVQAGGYALVAVDGGLLPEPERAVERLMRGRDLPVLLTIPGLKEAFQRPDVEGYMRELVRRTIGFDIKL is encoded by the coding sequence ATGGCGGTCATCGCCGATCCGGACGCCGCCCAGGGGTTCCGTCTGGCGGGCCTCGAGGCCTACCCCGCCGCCAGCCCCGAGGAGGCCAGGGCCCGGCTGGAGGAGCTGGTGCAGGCGGGAGGCTACGCCCTGGTGGCCGTGGACGGAGGGCTTTTGCCCGAGCCGGAGCGGGCGGTGGAAAGGCTCATGCGGGGCCGGGACCTGCCCGTTCTCCTCACCATCCCCGGTCTCAAGGAGGCCTTCCAGAGGCCCGATGTGGAGGGTTACATGCGGGAGCTGGTGCGGCGCACCATCGGCTTCGACATCAAGCTGTAA